Proteins co-encoded in one Kribbella solani genomic window:
- the eccCa gene encoding type VII secretion protein EccCa, protein MSTVIVSRPPRRDGPALPTGDVTLDPPPALPQPAARQLSQYVMMVPMLAGGAAMALMYSTLGGGGKMSYIVGGLFGLSALGMAAVAFAGQGAPRREMARARRSYLRHLSQQRIRARRAVSQQRTALSYLHPDPTQLWTLVESYRLWERRRNDADFAIVRVGTGAQPLATPVAPPDTVPLEELEPLSAGALRRFITTYSAVPGLPVAMALRGFAHVYLDGEPDRARSLARALVAQLATFHSPDDLLITAVVGPDTRAEWEWLKWLPHAHHPDKSDALGPIRLISKSVPDLESVLDDLVAQRPRFDPASTTRVDGPHIVVLVDGGDVAGSDHLMSGGGVEGVSVVDLTTQPPRLLDRSTVLLDVADDGVLTSITMEGESEVGTADTFTVADAEALARLLAPLRLSAATDGEESFASAFGLTDLLSLGDPYDFDPAKHWGPRPNRDRLRVRFGVTADGTPVELDLKESAQDGMGPHGLLIGATGSGKSELLRTLVLALAATHSSDSLNFALVDFKGGATFTKLDRLPHTSAVITNLADELTLVDRMSDAIKGEIIRRQELLRRAGNYESLRAYEMARAAGANLPEVPTLLVICDEFSELLSAKPDFIDMFVQIGRVGRALGVHLLLASQKLEEGRLRGLDAHLSYRIGLRTFSAMDSRVVLGIPDAYELPRAPGHGFLQIGTETLVRFRSAYVSGVHRPAVSSTATDADDVSPFTSAYVSMPVTEVEEPPEEDGVGEKLLDILVDRLENKGKPAHQIWLPLLDTPPPLTDLLPPLTVDPDRGLTTTGVPGLLRVPIGLVDKPLDQRRDPLLVDLSAAAGHVVIVGGPRSGKSTAIRTLISALAITHTPREVQFYCLDFGGGSLAALRDLPHVGGIASRLDVGAVRRTVAEVQQLLSNRERFFAEHGVEGMAAYRERRTAGEFAGDPWGDVFLVVDGWSVLRSDFEELELTLADLASRGLAYGVHVVATCARWFDLRGTIRDLFGTRIELRLGDPSDSMVDRRAAMSVPADQPGRGLTDNAQHFVVATPDTDLVSQLAAAWPVSGAPRVRLLPLLLAESELTAVLARQLDQPPGLPVGLSERDLGPVHVDFDADPHFLVFGDTESGKTSFLRWIARSLVNRYDPTEARIILVDYRRSLTIDGEHLMGTFSEPRGVEAMVADLIPVLDRRLSGEWTGPRIHVLVDDYDLVAGSNNPLAGLIDYLAHGRDIGLHIVVVRRSGGAGRAIFEPLIARLRDVGTPGLLFSGDKAEGPLLGATRPQQLPPGRAQLVARRGDTSLVHLVDCTS, encoded by the coding sequence ATGTCGACAGTCATCGTCAGCAGACCGCCGCGTCGCGACGGCCCGGCCTTGCCGACCGGCGACGTCACCCTCGATCCGCCGCCGGCGCTGCCACAACCCGCGGCCCGGCAGCTCTCGCAGTACGTGATGATGGTGCCGATGCTCGCGGGTGGTGCCGCGATGGCGTTGATGTACTCGACCCTCGGCGGTGGCGGCAAGATGAGCTACATCGTCGGCGGACTGTTCGGCCTGTCCGCACTGGGCATGGCCGCTGTCGCGTTCGCCGGCCAGGGTGCTCCGCGGCGCGAGATGGCCCGTGCCCGGCGTAGCTACCTTCGCCACCTGTCCCAGCAGCGCATCCGTGCGCGCCGGGCGGTCAGCCAGCAGCGTACGGCGTTGTCGTACCTGCATCCTGATCCGACGCAGCTGTGGACTCTGGTGGAGAGCTACCGGCTCTGGGAACGACGCCGCAACGACGCCGACTTCGCGATAGTCCGTGTCGGTACGGGTGCGCAGCCGCTCGCCACACCAGTCGCTCCGCCCGACACAGTCCCGCTGGAAGAGCTGGAGCCGCTGTCTGCCGGTGCACTACGCCGCTTCATCACGACGTACTCGGCTGTGCCCGGACTGCCCGTGGCAATGGCACTACGCGGGTTCGCGCATGTGTACCTCGACGGTGAACCGGACCGGGCTCGTAGCTTGGCCCGTGCTCTCGTAGCGCAGCTAGCCACGTTCCACTCGCCGGACGACCTCCTGATCACCGCGGTGGTCGGTCCGGACACCAGAGCGGAGTGGGAGTGGCTGAAGTGGCTACCGCACGCACACCACCCGGACAAGTCCGACGCACTCGGACCGATCCGCCTGATCAGCAAGAGTGTTCCGGATCTGGAGTCCGTGCTGGACGATCTGGTTGCTCAGCGGCCTAGATTCGATCCGGCATCCACTACCCGAGTCGACGGCCCGCACATCGTCGTACTGGTCGATGGTGGTGACGTAGCCGGGTCCGATCACCTGATGTCCGGTGGAGGAGTAGAAGGCGTCAGCGTCGTCGACCTGACCACCCAGCCGCCCAGGTTGCTCGACAGGTCGACCGTACTGCTCGATGTGGCTGACGACGGCGTACTGACCAGCATCACCATGGAGGGCGAGTCAGAAGTAGGTACGGCAGACACGTTCACTGTCGCGGATGCGGAAGCGCTGGCCCGCCTGCTTGCACCACTCCGGCTGTCTGCTGCAACTGATGGCGAGGAGAGCTTCGCGTCCGCCTTCGGCCTGACCGACCTGCTCAGCCTTGGTGACCCGTACGACTTCGACCCGGCCAAGCACTGGGGGCCACGGCCGAACCGGGACCGGCTACGCGTGCGCTTCGGCGTCACAGCGGACGGTACGCCAGTTGAGCTCGACCTGAAGGAGTCCGCACAGGACGGCATGGGTCCACACGGTCTGCTGATTGGTGCGACCGGCTCGGGCAAGAGCGAGCTGCTGCGTACGCTCGTACTCGCTCTGGCCGCAACGCACTCCTCGGACAGCCTCAACTTCGCGCTGGTCGACTTCAAAGGCGGCGCGACGTTCACAAAGCTGGACCGGCTGCCGCATACCAGCGCGGTGATCACCAACCTCGCCGACGAGTTGACTCTGGTTGACCGGATGTCCGATGCGATCAAGGGCGAGATCATTCGCCGGCAGGAGCTGCTGCGCCGGGCCGGCAACTACGAGTCCCTGCGAGCGTACGAGATGGCGCGGGCGGCTGGGGCGAACCTACCCGAGGTACCGACGCTCCTGGTGATCTGCGACGAGTTCTCCGAGCTCCTGTCGGCCAAGCCCGACTTCATCGACATGTTCGTCCAGATCGGTCGCGTCGGCCGAGCACTGGGCGTACATCTCCTACTGGCCAGCCAGAAACTGGAGGAGGGGCGCCTGCGTGGGCTGGATGCCCATCTGTCATACCGGATCGGTCTGCGGACGTTCTCGGCGATGGACAGCCGCGTAGTACTCGGCATCCCCGACGCGTACGAACTGCCGCGCGCGCCCGGCCACGGGTTCCTCCAGATCGGTACGGAGACGCTGGTGCGATTCCGGTCCGCGTACGTGTCGGGCGTACACCGACCGGCTGTCAGTTCAACGGCTACTGACGCGGACGATGTGTCGCCGTTCACGAGCGCGTACGTGTCGATGCCGGTCACCGAGGTCGAGGAACCACCGGAGGAGGACGGTGTCGGTGAGAAGCTGCTCGACATCCTCGTGGATCGCCTGGAGAACAAGGGCAAACCGGCTCACCAGATCTGGCTGCCACTACTCGACACTCCGCCGCCGCTGACTGACCTACTACCGCCACTGACTGTTGACCCGGACCGTGGACTCACTACTACTGGCGTACCAGGACTGCTGCGGGTGCCGATCGGACTAGTGGACAAGCCACTCGATCAGCGCCGCGACCCACTGCTGGTAGACCTGTCCGCTGCGGCCGGCCACGTCGTCATCGTCGGTGGTCCGCGCAGCGGGAAGAGCACTGCGATCCGCACGCTGATCTCTGCACTCGCAATCACCCACACCCCGCGCGAGGTGCAGTTCTATTGCCTCGACTTCGGTGGTGGTTCACTCGCCGCGCTCCGGGACCTACCGCATGTCGGCGGCATCGCCTCCCGCCTGGACGTGGGCGCAGTACGCCGGACTGTCGCGGAAGTGCAGCAGCTGCTGAGCAACCGGGAGCGCTTCTTCGCAGAGCATGGTGTCGAAGGCATGGCCGCGTACCGGGAGCGACGTACGGCCGGTGAGTTCGCCGGTGACCCGTGGGGTGACGTGTTCCTGGTAGTGGATGGCTGGTCTGTACTGCGGTCCGACTTCGAGGAGCTCGAGCTGACCCTGGCCGACCTCGCCAGCCGCGGCCTGGCGTACGGCGTGCACGTGGTGGCGACCTGTGCACGCTGGTTCGACCTGCGCGGCACCATCCGCGACCTGTTCGGTACGAGGATCGAGCTGCGGCTGGGCGACCCGTCCGACTCGATGGTGGACCGTAGAGCAGCCATGAGCGTACCGGCCGACCAACCGGGCCGCGGGCTCACTGACAACGCGCAGCACTTCGTTGTAGCCACACCAGACACCGACCTGGTGTCACAGCTCGCCGCGGCCTGGCCGGTGTCCGGTGCACCACGCGTACGCCTACTCCCGTTGCTGCTGGCAGAGTCCGAGCTGACGGCCGTACTGGCACGACAGCTGGACCAACCGCCTGGACTGCCTGTCGGACTGTCCGAGCGTGACTTAGGCCCGGTGCACGTCGATTTCGACGCCGACCCGCACTTCCTGGTGTTCGGTGACACCGAGTCTGGCAAGACCAGCTTCCTCCGCTGGATCGCCCGCTCACTGGTAAACCGCTACGACCCGACCGAGGCGCGGATCATCCTGGTCGACTACCGGCGCTCACTCACCATCGACGGTGAACACCTGATGGGTACGTTCTCCGAGCCGCGTGGCGTCGAAGCGATGGTCGCGGACCTCATCCCCGTACTCGACCGCCGCCTGTCGGGCGAATGGACCGGTCCGCGGATCCATGTCCTGGTTGACGACTACGACCTGGTCGCCGGCAGCAACAACCCGCTCGCCGGTCTGATCGACTACCTCGCGCACGGCCGCGACATCGGCCTGCACATTGTGGTTGTCCGGCGCAGCGGCGGTGCCGGACGGGCGATCTTCGAGCCGCTGATCGCCCGGCTGCGCGATGTCGGGACGCCAGGCCTGCTGTTCAGCGGCGACAAAGCAGAAGGCCCCCTGCTCGGCGCCACCCGGCCGCAGCAGCTGCCGCCAGGCCGGGCCCAA
- the eccD gene encoding type VII secretion integral membrane protein EccD, which translates to MSIRGLVKVTIDAPERRIDLALPERSTVAEVLPGILRHAGDGLADEGALQGGWVLRRPDGETLETHRDLAGQEVRDGEVLHLATAHQHWPELEYDDLVDAIATNARSGGRAWTPTATRWCGLVAGAVALLTALGLQLRSGPPWEDVALFALVTAGVLMTAGVALSRAVGDGAAAAMAGAVAVAFGFVGGALLPAATFRLTELGAPQLTAGGAVVLLLGLIGYVGIARHTAVFATAVTVGGLALVAGALGDWGTGTRSAAVVGALAIALVPVAAPLAMRIGRLPKPVLPTSTADLLADAPQPPRRIVYLAVHRSAALYTGILAGLSIGLGCALAVLTWSTATPARVLVVLLVGICLLRARLLPVVAHRLSLIGAGLFGLGWLLVQSPYILLVFAVAAWFLGLWYARHRPGAYLARYAELAELVLVLLVVPVVLWVLGLYAYVRGLGG; encoded by the coding sequence GTGAGCATTCGTGGACTGGTCAAGGTCACCATCGACGCACCGGAACGCCGGATCGACCTGGCGCTGCCGGAGCGCTCGACGGTCGCCGAGGTGCTGCCCGGCATCCTGCGCCATGCCGGTGACGGGCTCGCCGACGAAGGGGCACTTCAAGGCGGCTGGGTCCTCCGCCGTCCTGACGGCGAGACGCTGGAGACGCACCGGGACCTGGCTGGGCAGGAGGTTCGGGACGGCGAGGTCCTGCACCTCGCTACAGCTCACCAGCACTGGCCGGAGCTCGAGTACGACGACCTGGTCGATGCGATCGCTACCAACGCACGCTCCGGTGGTCGCGCCTGGACACCTACAGCGACCCGCTGGTGTGGACTGGTCGCCGGTGCGGTTGCTCTGCTGACCGCGCTCGGCCTACAGCTGCGCAGCGGACCGCCTTGGGAGGACGTGGCGCTGTTCGCGCTGGTCACCGCAGGCGTACTGATGACAGCGGGCGTCGCACTGTCGCGGGCCGTTGGTGACGGAGCAGCGGCTGCTATGGCCGGTGCGGTGGCTGTGGCGTTCGGATTCGTCGGCGGAGCATTGTTGCCAGCTGCAACGTTTCGGCTGACGGAGCTGGGAGCGCCACAGCTCACTGCGGGTGGTGCGGTGGTCCTGTTGCTCGGACTGATCGGGTACGTCGGTATCGCTCGGCACACCGCCGTTTTCGCCACTGCAGTGACCGTTGGAGGGCTAGCACTGGTCGCAGGGGCGCTTGGCGACTGGGGGACTGGTACGCGGTCGGCTGCTGTTGTCGGTGCGCTGGCGATCGCGCTGGTACCGGTGGCGGCTCCACTCGCCATGCGGATCGGACGGCTGCCAAAACCGGTGCTACCAACCAGTACCGCTGATCTACTCGCTGATGCACCGCAGCCGCCCCGGCGGATCGTGTACTTGGCGGTGCATCGTTCTGCTGCGTTGTACACAGGCATCCTGGCCGGGCTGTCCATCGGCTTGGGCTGTGCGCTGGCTGTGCTGACCTGGTCCACCGCTACGCCAGCACGTGTACTAGTGGTGCTGCTAGTCGGGATCTGTTTGCTCCGGGCGCGACTGCTTCCTGTAGTCGCGCATCGGTTGTCCCTGATCGGTGCAGGTCTCTTTGGACTCGGCTGGTTGCTGGTGCAGTCGCCGTACATCTTGCTGGTGTTCGCGGTTGCGGCCTGGTTCCTTGGGCTCTGGTACGCGAGACATCGGCCCGGCGCGTACCTGGCCAGGTACGCCGAGCTGGCTGAACTCGTACTGGTTCTGCTCGTCGTACCGGTGGTGTTGTGGGTGCTCGGACTGTACGCGTACGTCCGCGGACTGGGCGGTTGA
- the eccB gene encoding type VII secretion protein EccB, with the protein MASKRDQLQSYQFVQQRMTHALLLRETDPEYPPFRRGIVAMLVGIGLAVLVLAGAGVYGQLSPGGKTSWKSGDHVIVEKETGTRYVYRDGVLYPAANYVSALLLANKYSTPLMVSAKSLLGVPRGQRVGIADAPDSLPAKGRLLGNGWSLCAQPGVDSAGSPMVRSVLLVGTEQSGAAAESLLAVGPDGRRYLIWRGYKHAIQQQATVAAALALNDEAWLQVPSVWLDLVPSGPPLGPISVPGAGTPSVLLRPGRVGTLYVVQTSTGQGQYYLLQRDRLVAISSLQYDVQRTAPATRQAYPGAVPEAVPLDPAVVAQVSGGVGTPASDSALPATRPTFSRPESSGDSVCAVFSSGEFRPRFVLAGELPSAGDAGVTAGRGPGGLPLAELVVVPPGHGAVVESMASPAQPAGSGALSFVSDLGRRYQLATRDVLGVLGYDQPPVVRLPAELISRLPAGHALDPTAASYPIGP; encoded by the coding sequence ATGGCATCCAAACGGGATCAACTGCAGTCGTATCAGTTCGTACAGCAGCGGATGACCCATGCGCTGTTGCTGCGCGAGACCGATCCGGAGTACCCGCCGTTCCGCCGTGGCATCGTCGCGATGCTCGTTGGCATCGGCCTGGCCGTACTGGTGCTGGCGGGCGCCGGTGTGTACGGGCAGCTGTCGCCGGGTGGAAAGACTTCGTGGAAGTCCGGTGACCACGTCATTGTCGAGAAGGAGACTGGCACGCGGTACGTGTACCGGGACGGCGTGCTCTATCCAGCTGCGAACTACGTGTCAGCGTTGCTACTGGCGAACAAGTACAGCACGCCGCTGATGGTGTCGGCGAAGTCGCTGCTCGGCGTACCTCGTGGGCAGCGCGTCGGAATAGCTGACGCACCGGACTCCCTGCCCGCAAAGGGACGGTTGCTGGGGAATGGGTGGTCGTTGTGTGCGCAACCTGGTGTCGACTCTGCAGGCAGTCCGATGGTTCGGTCGGTTCTACTGGTTGGAACAGAGCAGTCCGGTGCTGCAGCCGAGTCATTGCTGGCAGTGGGACCTGATGGGCGTCGGTACCTGATCTGGCGCGGCTACAAGCATGCGATCCAGCAGCAGGCGACAGTTGCCGCGGCACTCGCGCTGAACGACGAGGCGTGGCTGCAGGTGCCGTCGGTCTGGCTTGACCTGGTTCCATCCGGTCCACCACTCGGGCCGATCTCAGTACCTGGTGCAGGCACACCGTCAGTCTTGCTCCGACCAGGGCGAGTCGGGACGCTGTACGTCGTACAGACCTCCACCGGGCAGGGACAGTACTACCTACTGCAGCGGGATCGGCTAGTGGCGATCAGTTCGTTGCAGTACGACGTACAGCGCACTGCGCCCGCGACCCGGCAGGCGTACCCAGGCGCGGTACCGGAAGCCGTACCGCTCGATCCGGCTGTGGTGGCGCAGGTGTCCGGTGGTGTGGGGACGCCGGCATCGGACTCCGCGCTTCCAGCCACTCGACCGACGTTTTCGCGACCAGAGTCGTCCGGGGACTCGGTGTGCGCGGTGTTCTCCAGCGGTGAGTTCCGGCCGCGCTTTGTGTTGGCTGGTGAGCTGCCGTCGGCTGGGGACGCCGGCGTGACCGCAGGTCGTGGTCCTGGCGGACTGCCGCTGGCTGAGCTGGTTGTCGTACCGCCTGGCCATGGAGCAGTGGTTGAGTCGATGGCTTCTCCTGCGCAGCCAGCCGGGTCCGGGGCGCTGTCGTTCGTGAGTGATCTCGGCCGGCGCTACCAGCTGGCGACTCGCGACGTACTCGGCGTACTCGGCTACGACCAGCCACCCGTAGTACGGCTGCCGGCCGAGCTGATCAGCCGACTCCCGGCCGGCCACGCACTCGATCCAACAGCCGCGAGCTATCCGATCGGCCCGTAG
- a CDS encoding type VII secretion protein EccE has protein sequence MLEAAAGLVALLVVAITATWRHGTWTYTWAQRGISYLIRGTSFTALDGVRGHLTLGTNDLGTIIRADGITVLLESDLPADLTPADLLDEQPPPGVHLKLIRRPGRVWIGVTAVRSQERSQDTDLELLLTNTIRRLTKRLHRRGLRAEPLTPDELSTLFTTLTPKRLTEEWDALVLDQTNSRYRMYAVPTALALHQPGAVTVTTASNLDHALVLAHAAAPQSPAATAQTGRHRAAFTAALP, from the coding sequence GTGCTTGAAGCAGCAGCCGGACTGGTAGCGCTACTAGTAGTGGCAATAACAGCAACCTGGCGACACGGGACCTGGACCTACACCTGGGCCCAACGAGGCATCAGCTACCTGATCCGTGGCACCAGCTTCACCGCACTGGACGGCGTACGCGGCCATCTCACCCTGGGTACCAACGACCTAGGCACGATCATCCGAGCCGACGGCATAACTGTCCTACTGGAAAGCGACCTCCCCGCCGACCTCACCCCAGCGGACCTACTGGATGAACAGCCACCCCCAGGAGTTCACCTGAAGCTGATCCGGCGCCCCGGTCGCGTGTGGATCGGAGTGACAGCAGTGCGCTCACAGGAGCGGTCGCAAGACACCGACCTGGAGCTGCTGCTCACCAACACGATCCGCCGCCTCACGAAACGCCTACACCGCCGCGGCCTCCGAGCAGAGCCGCTCACACCGGACGAGCTGTCCACCCTATTCACCACCCTCACTCCCAAGCGCCTGACCGAGGAATGGGACGCCCTGGTCCTGGACCAGACCAACAGCCGCTACCGCATGTACGCGGTGCCGACCGCCCTGGCCCTGCACCAACCCGGAGCAGTCACCGTGACAACCGCCAGCAACCTCGACCACGCCCTGGTGCTGGCCCACGCCGCCGCCCCACAGTCCCCGGCCGCAACCGCCCAAACCGGCCGCCACCGCGCCGCCTTCACCGCCGCCCTCCCCTGA
- a CDS encoding LuxR C-terminal-related transcriptional regulator, giving the protein MYHSEPAEGASYPRAARYPRAVKTAPQVRTTGLRLAHLGVDPTAERMYLVVLERPSWTAAELGERLGLDEVSTRQLIEQLTSLGLLARGSSGDVVRPLNPRLSLTALLAEREADLARVTRDLERSRVAAAEIAGEYARRHPAPLGDSNGAVDWATSPAAAQRTIEGLLKAATSEVLVSTPATAALSDPIAGLRELGTGPLAPPVRYRILVPDAARTDPLLSRRLQQLTRNGAQVRTATTVPLCAMIVDTATVALPADRTGRGAVSILRLASAVGAVTELFERVWHTATPLRQPAGLGDASGLTVREREVLSLLGDGGTDASAAAQLGVSVRTVRRMVSEMMARLGAQSRFQAGLKAAERGWVGPR; this is encoded by the coding sequence GTGTACCACTCAGAGCCCGCCGAAGGCGCTTCGTACCCCCGCGCGGCGCGCTACCCCCGCGCCGTGAAGACCGCCCCGCAGGTCCGCACCACCGGACTGCGGCTTGCCCACCTCGGCGTCGACCCGACCGCCGAGCGGATGTACCTGGTCGTACTCGAGCGCCCCTCCTGGACTGCCGCCGAGCTTGGCGAACGGCTCGGCCTGGACGAGGTCTCCACTCGCCAGCTGATCGAGCAACTGACCAGCCTCGGCCTGCTCGCCCGCGGCAGCTCGGGTGACGTGGTCCGTCCGCTCAACCCACGGCTCAGCCTCACCGCACTGCTCGCCGAGCGCGAGGCGGACCTCGCCCGCGTCACCCGCGACCTGGAACGCAGCCGGGTCGCGGCGGCCGAGATCGCCGGTGAGTACGCCCGCCGACACCCCGCTCCGCTCGGCGACAGCAACGGTGCGGTGGACTGGGCGACCAGCCCGGCCGCTGCTCAGCGCACCATCGAGGGTCTGCTCAAGGCAGCGACTAGCGAGGTCCTGGTGAGCACACCGGCTACAGCAGCTCTCTCCGACCCCATCGCCGGCCTACGCGAACTCGGTACCGGTCCACTCGCTCCACCGGTTCGCTACCGCATCCTGGTACCGGACGCCGCGCGGACGGACCCTCTGCTGTCCCGACGGCTGCAGCAGCTGACCCGCAACGGCGCACAGGTCCGTACGGCAACCACTGTCCCGCTGTGCGCGATGATCGTCGACACTGCGACCGTAGCGCTGCCAGCCGACCGGACTGGTCGCGGAGCCGTCAGCATCCTCCGGCTGGCGTCTGCAGTCGGCGCAGTGACTGAGCTGTTCGAGCGGGTCTGGCACACCGCCACTCCGCTCCGCCAGCCGGCCGGTCTGGGTGACGCGTCTGGTCTGACTGTCCGCGAACGCGAAGTGCTCTCGCTACTGGGTGACGGCGGCACCGACGCCTCGGCAGCCGCTCAGCTCGGTGTATCGGTCCGGACCGTCCGACGGATGGTGTCAGAGATGATGGCGCGGCTCGGTGCCCAGAGCAGGTTCCAGGCCGGGCTGAAGGCGGCCGAGCGCGGCTGGGTGGGTCCGCGATGA
- a CDS encoding AAA family ATPase — protein MSRTLLVAPGRPGAYPSIAAAVLDAPVDAVISIAAGVYHETVNVADRSLTLAADSGEVTIDATNAPVPALRSSGGRLALRDLIIRAGDAPAVQLDGGTLRAEHCALSAGFGPVLLATGPAELSVSHCQVDGGEHGLVLEDCTAQIEHTKVNGVSADGVIVRLGATAVLRDCQLTNCGRRGVYAYQYGRPTLESCEISGTAEAGVLIASDSTAVLRHTLVRDTAGPAVVYGRRCRGEVVSCRWENTAEPPLEVAEPELVSVTEAPPVEVHDVEPTAADVESLLKELDAMVGLASVKDEVRSLIDELQVNEWRRKAGLPIGSLSHHLVFAGAPGTGKTTVARIYGKLLAALGVLPKGQFNEVARRDLVGQFLGHTAEKTTTVFESATGGVLFIDEAYALSRAGAENDSFGQEAIDTLVKLMEDHRDEAAVIVAGYSDEMVRFMDANPGLASRFSKTIDFENYAPDELTLIVQRMVTAQQYDLDDDAAPILERHFAVVSQAANFGNARDARRLFDRVRKAQSQRLRRLGGMPSVSELRTFHLDDVITAVS, from the coding sequence ATGAGCCGTACTCTCCTGGTCGCACCAGGTCGTCCAGGCGCCTACCCGAGCATCGCCGCGGCCGTACTCGACGCTCCCGTCGACGCGGTCATCTCAATCGCAGCCGGGGTGTACCACGAGACGGTCAACGTCGCAGACCGTTCACTGACCTTGGCTGCTGACAGTGGCGAGGTCACCATCGACGCCACCAACGCACCGGTACCCGCGCTGCGCTCCTCTGGTGGTCGACTCGCGCTACGCGACCTGATCATCCGCGCTGGTGACGCACCGGCCGTACAGCTCGACGGCGGCACGCTGCGAGCCGAGCACTGCGCTCTGTCCGCTGGGTTCGGGCCAGTGCTGCTGGCAACCGGTCCGGCCGAGCTGTCCGTCTCGCACTGCCAGGTCGACGGCGGCGAGCACGGCCTCGTACTGGAGGACTGCACTGCCCAGATCGAGCACACGAAGGTCAACGGCGTGTCAGCAGACGGAGTCATCGTCCGTCTCGGTGCAACAGCAGTGCTGCGCGACTGTCAGCTCACCAACTGCGGACGCCGTGGCGTGTACGCCTACCAGTACGGCCGCCCGACTCTGGAGAGCTGCGAGATCTCCGGTACGGCAGAAGCGGGCGTACTGATCGCCTCCGACTCGACCGCGGTACTACGCCACACACTGGTCCGCGACACCGCCGGACCGGCCGTCGTGTACGGGCGTCGTTGTCGTGGCGAAGTGGTGTCATGCCGGTGGGAGAACACCGCCGAGCCGCCACTGGAGGTGGCCGAGCCGGAGCTGGTGTCCGTGACAGAAGCACCACCGGTCGAGGTACACGACGTCGAGCCCACCGCAGCGGATGTGGAGTCGCTGCTGAAGGAGCTGGACGCAATGGTCGGTCTGGCGAGTGTGAAGGACGAGGTACGCAGCCTGATCGACGAGCTACAGGTCAACGAGTGGCGCCGGAAGGCAGGGCTGCCGATCGGCAGTCTGAGTCACCACCTGGTGTTCGCGGGTGCACCTGGTACCGGCAAGACAACAGTCGCCCGCATCTACGGCAAGCTGCTCGCGGCGCTCGGCGTACTCCCCAAGGGACAGTTCAACGAGGTCGCCCGGCGGGACCTGGTCGGTCAGTTCCTCGGGCACACCGCGGAGAAGACCACGACGGTGTTCGAGAGCGCGACCGGCGGGGTGCTGTTCATCGACGAGGCGTACGCGCTGTCCCGGGCCGGCGCGGAGAACGACAGCTTCGGTCAGGAGGCGATCGACACCCTGGTGAAGCTGATGGAGGACCATCGCGACGAGGCAGCGGTGATCGTGGCCGGCTACAGCGACGAGATGGTGCGGTTCATGGACGCCAACCCCGGTCTGGCGTCGCGGTTCTCGAAGACCATCGACTTCGAGAACTACGCCCCGGACGAGCTCACTCTGATCGTGCAGCGGATGGTCACCGCGCAGCAGTACGACTTGGACGACGACGCCGCGCCGATCCTGGAACGGCACTTCGCGGTGGTCTCACAGGCCGCGAACTTCGGCAACGCGCGTGACGCCCGCCGCCTGTTCGACCGGGTACGCAAAGCTCAGTCGCAGCGCCTGCGCCGGCTGGGCGGTATGCCCAGTGTCAGCGAGCTGCGTACATTCCACCTCGACGACGTGATCACGGCGGTGTCATGA